In the Maribacter sp. MJ134 genome, one interval contains:
- a CDS encoding sugar porter family MFS transporter, translating to MNRILVWSITVALAGFLFGFDTVVISGANDPIKQLWETSPLFHGTFIMSMALWGTVFGSLFGGIPTKKLGRKKTLFWIGILFFVSAVGCALAQDPYAFSAFRFIGGVGVGISSVAAPIYISEITSKENRGKLGGLYQFWLVFGILIAFVSNWLLKGFDGANDWRWMLGVEAIPALIYTIMVLKVPNSPRWLALQKKDDEGALRVLELIYSKETAQQHLDEIKLDLVESEKNENLFQKKFSRVIWLGFFIALFNQLSGINFVLYYAPEILEQAGLGGKESLFNSIAIGIVNLIFTIIGVRLLDKLGRKQLIIIGSFGYIISLLMVGLCFQFDLGSTLTLTFICSFVAAHAIGQGAVIWVFISEIYPNSVRAYGQSWGVSIHWVFAAIITLITPFFLDASEGLLRNAVWYIYYFFGLMMVLQLIWAITVMPETKGMSLEELSKKLLNKE from the coding sequence ATGAATAGAATACTAGTTTGGTCCATAACCGTTGCTTTAGCCGGTTTCTTATTTGGTTTTGATACCGTTGTAATCAGCGGTGCAAATGACCCCATAAAGCAACTTTGGGAGACCTCTCCGTTATTCCACGGAACATTCATTATGAGTATGGCACTTTGGGGAACAGTTTTTGGATCGCTCTTCGGAGGTATTCCAACAAAAAAACTAGGTCGTAAAAAGACCCTTTTCTGGATTGGTATCCTCTTCTTTGTATCGGCTGTTGGTTGTGCCCTGGCACAAGACCCCTATGCTTTCTCCGCCTTTAGGTTTATAGGAGGCGTTGGCGTAGGAATCTCTTCCGTAGCGGCCCCAATCTATATCTCTGAAATCACGTCCAAAGAGAATAGAGGTAAGCTTGGAGGACTCTATCAGTTCTGGTTGGTCTTTGGAATACTAATTGCCTTTGTATCCAATTGGTTGCTAAAAGGTTTCGATGGTGCTAACGATTGGCGCTGGATGTTAGGCGTGGAAGCCATCCCTGCATTGATTTATACCATTATGGTACTTAAAGTTCCGAATAGTCCTAGATGGTTGGCGCTGCAAAAGAAGGATGATGAGGGTGCCCTCAGGGTCTTGGAACTCATTTATTCCAAAGAGACCGCGCAGCAACATCTGGATGAGATAAAACTAGATTTAGTCGAGTCCGAAAAAAACGAAAACCTTTTTCAAAAGAAATTTTCTCGAGTCATTTGGCTTGGCTTTTTTATTGCGCTCTTCAATCAACTATCGGGCATTAATTTCGTGCTCTATTATGCACCAGAAATTTTGGAACAAGCAGGTTTAGGAGGAAAAGAATCGCTCTTCAATTCAATCGCCATTGGAATTGTAAATCTAATCTTTACCATTATTGGGGTGCGCTTGTTGGACAAACTTGGCAGGAAACAATTGATTATAATAGGTTCTTTTGGCTATATCATTAGTTTACTCATGGTAGGTCTCTGCTTTCAGTTCGATTTGGGCTCTACTCTGACCCTCACATTTATATGCTCTTTTGTGGCTGCTCATGCCATAGGCCAAGGTGCTGTAATCTGGGTGTTCATTTCGGAAATATATCCAAACAGCGTGCGCGCTTATGGTCAGTCCTGGGGCGTTAGTATACATTGGGTCTTCGCGGCGATCATAACCTTGATCACTCCATTTTTTCTGGATGCAAGTGAAGGACTCCTGAGAAATGCAGTATGGTATATTTATTATTTCTTTGGCTTGATGATGGTACTGCAACTCATTTGGGCAATTACTGTAATGCCAGAGACCAAAGGTATGTCTCTAGAAGAATTGAGCAAAAAACTGTTGAATAAAGAATAG
- a CDS encoding nuclear transport factor 2 family protein, translated as MRTIYIALLLIAFSANSFAQDTTITQEITELSKAKWEWMADKDVDKLTNLFHDKSRFVHMSGSWKKDRELEIIESGSIWYKKADVHDVVVEVIADDTVLLWNRITLTAHVRGNDVANEFTVTEFYHKEGEDWKLLDLTFSKVRDTHEIAH; from the coding sequence ATGAGAACAATATACATCGCATTATTATTAATCGCATTTAGTGCGAATTCCTTCGCACAAGACACCACTATTACACAAGAAATTACGGAGCTTTCTAAAGCAAAATGGGAATGGATGGCTGATAAGGATGTTGATAAACTTACCAACTTGTTTCATGATAAATCAAGATTTGTACACATGAGCGGCTCTTGGAAAAAAGACCGAGAATTAGAAATCATCGAATCGGGAAGCATTTGGTACAAAAAAGCCGATGTTCATGATGTGGTCGTTGAAGTTATTGCCGATGACACCGTGTTGCTTTGGAATCGAATTACGCTAACTGCTCATGTTCGTGGTAATGACGTCGCTAATGAATTTACCGTGACCGAGTTTTACCATAAAGAAGGAGAAGATTGGAAATTGTTAGACCTGACTTTTAGTAAGGTAAGAGACACGCATGAGATTGCACACTAA
- a CDS encoding SDR family oxidoreductase encodes MSTFIKGIKVKFNIENMKGKVAYITGGSKGIGLGVAAALLKEGVKVAISGRGTKSLENAKQVLDASEDLICIQSDVTNFDNEKNAVAQILEKWGTLDIVFANAGVGHFAPVDELSLSDWNIMVNTNLTGAFHTLKASMEGLKVSQGYYITLASLAGTNFFASGAGYNATKFGVVGFTQAVMLDLRKHGIKVSTIMPGSVATHFNGNEPNEKDAWKIQPEDIGELVVDLLRMNPRTLPSKIEVRPTRPDLK; translated from the coding sequence ATGAGTACCTTTATAAAAGGTATCAAGGTAAAATTTAATATAGAAAATATGAAAGGAAAAGTGGCCTATATAACCGGAGGTTCTAAAGGTATAGGATTAGGCGTTGCAGCTGCTCTCTTAAAAGAAGGCGTGAAGGTTGCTATAAGTGGAAGAGGCACTAAGAGTTTGGAAAATGCCAAACAAGTTTTGGATGCTTCAGAAGATTTGATTTGCATTCAGTCTGACGTCACTAATTTTGATAATGAAAAAAATGCCGTTGCTCAGATTTTAGAAAAGTGGGGAACTTTGGATATTGTCTTCGCCAATGCAGGAGTAGGGCATTTTGCGCCTGTAGACGAGCTCTCTCTGTCGGATTGGAACATTATGGTCAACACCAACCTTACAGGGGCGTTCCACACACTAAAAGCGTCCATGGAAGGATTAAAGGTGTCTCAAGGATATTACATTACGTTGGCGAGTTTGGCCGGAACCAATTTCTTTGCTTCAGGTGCGGGGTATAATGCCACTAAATTTGGAGTGGTCGGTTTTACCCAAGCGGTAATGTTAGACCTTAGAAAACATGGGATAAAGGTGTCTACAATTATGCCAGGTTCCGTTGCTACACATTTTAATGGGAATGAACCTAACGAAAAAGATGCTTGGAAAATTCAACCTGAGGACATTGGGGAACTTGTAGTAGACTTGCTAAGAATGAATCCGAGAACGTTACCAAGTAAAATAGAGGTAAGACCTACCAGGCCAGATTTAAAATAG
- a CDS encoding tyrosine-type recombinase/integrase, giving the protein MAKVRLILDTRKSSKNAISELYPIALRVFHIKPRIIRLPYETSKNGWDVNSFCLKRSVLVNKNIDCSKINQILYDKLHVARSLINELGDAIQYMDIDTLVTEIKDKWEEQISPSLKGKLSNGLTLKVWGQVIVDRKLKTNKPSSAEWYLNGIKAFIKFNNNQDLRLDQLNVSMLKDFQIEKESKGLKPNSISSVLRAIRAIYNAAINEDRIEVAKNPFHRYKIPSSNQTKKRAISKEDFLNIRKLKYEKNSALWHTKNYALIMFNCREMNLIDLVKLKKSNVREDRIFYGRSKTGDPLSVKLTSELKEILTHYLIDKSEEDFLFPANYDGSTAKYEKYKTIRRRVNERLKIIALDAGIKQHFTTYSIRHSWATIAKFMGISTAIISEGLGHSSLKTTEIYLKRFDNSTLDEANERIVA; this is encoded by the coding sequence ATGGCTAAAGTTAGACTCATATTAGATACTCGAAAATCCTCGAAAAATGCAATTTCCGAATTGTATCCGATTGCTTTGCGCGTTTTCCATATAAAACCAAGAATCATTCGATTGCCTTATGAAACTTCAAAAAATGGATGGGATGTAAATTCATTCTGTCTGAAACGCTCTGTTCTTGTAAATAAAAATATAGATTGTTCCAAAATCAACCAAATTCTATATGACAAACTTCATGTTGCGCGAAGCTTGATAAATGAACTCGGAGATGCTATTCAATATATGGACATTGATACTCTAGTAACAGAAATCAAAGATAAATGGGAGGAACAGATAAGCCCATCGCTCAAAGGTAAACTGTCAAACGGATTAACTCTAAAAGTTTGGGGTCAAGTCATTGTTGACAGAAAACTAAAAACAAACAAACCAAGCTCAGCCGAATGGTATCTCAATGGGATAAAAGCTTTTATAAAATTCAATAACAATCAAGATTTGAGATTGGACCAACTAAATGTAAGTATGCTCAAAGATTTTCAAATAGAAAAAGAATCAAAAGGTCTAAAACCAAATAGCATAAGTTCAGTTTTAAGAGCTATCAGAGCAATATATAACGCAGCTATAAATGAAGATAGAATTGAAGTAGCTAAGAATCCCTTCCATCGCTACAAGATTCCATCTTCAAATCAAACAAAGAAGAGAGCGATTTCTAAAGAAGACTTCCTAAACATTCGCAAATTAAAATATGAAAAGAACTCTGCGCTGTGGCATACGAAAAACTATGCTCTGATAATGTTTAATTGCAGAGAAATGAATTTGATAGACTTGGTTAAGCTTAAAAAATCAAATGTACGTGAGGATAGAATATTCTATGGAAGAAGTAAAACTGGTGACCCATTATCAGTAAAACTCACTTCCGAGTTAAAAGAAATTTTAACTCATTATTTAATAGATAAATCAGAAGAAGATTTTCTATTCCCTGCAAATTACGATGGCAGTACAGCTAAATATGAGAAGTATAAAACTATAAGAAGAAGGGTAAACGAAAGACTAAAAATTATCGCGCTAGACGCAGGAATTAAACAGCACTTTACAACCTATTCTATTCGTCATTCTTGGGCGACAATTGCTAAGTTTATGGGAATATCGACGGCAATAATCAGTGAAGGTTTGGGGCATAGTTCCTTAAAAACTACTGAAATTTACTTGAAACGTTTTGATAACTCCACTTTAGATGAAGCCAACGAACGCATTGTTGCTTAG
- the kbl gene encoding glycine C-acetyltransferase: MYGKIKEHLEKELNQIKEDGLFKEERIIVTPQDAVIKISTGEEVINFCANNYLGLSSHPEVVQAAKDTLDSHGFGMSSVRFICGTQDIHKTLEKKIAEFYGTEDTILYAAAFDANGGVFEPLLTAEDAIISDSLNHASIIDGVRLCKAKRYRYANSDMGDLEKQLRQANEDKARFKIIVTDGVFSMDGLVAPLDEICDLADKYDAMVMIDECHATGFIGPKGKGTLEEKGVMGRIDIITGTLGKALGGAMGGYTTAKKEIIELLRQRSRPYLFSNSLAPAIVGASIKVFEMLENDTSLRDKLQQNTEYFKKGMKEAGFDIIDGDSAIVPVMLYDAKLSQDMANMLLEKGIYVIGFFYPVVPKDKARIRVQLSAAHTKEHLDFAIRAFIEVGKELKIV; the protein is encoded by the coding sequence ATGTACGGAAAAATTAAAGAACACTTAGAAAAGGAATTAAACCAAATCAAAGAAGATGGTCTCTTTAAAGAAGAACGGATTATTGTTACTCCACAAGATGCGGTAATAAAAATCTCCACAGGAGAAGAGGTCATTAATTTTTGTGCGAACAATTATCTAGGTCTTTCTTCCCATCCGGAGGTAGTTCAGGCCGCTAAGGACACTTTGGACTCTCATGGTTTTGGTATGTCTTCGGTTCGGTTTATTTGTGGCACTCAAGACATCCACAAAACTTTAGAGAAAAAAATAGCCGAATTTTATGGTACAGAAGATACCATTCTATACGCGGCCGCTTTTGATGCGAACGGTGGTGTTTTTGAACCGCTATTAACCGCGGAAGATGCCATAATCTCCGATTCTCTAAATCATGCCTCCATCATAGATGGTGTAAGACTTTGTAAAGCCAAACGTTACCGCTACGCTAACAGTGATATGGGCGACCTAGAGAAACAATTACGGCAGGCCAATGAGGATAAGGCTAGATTTAAAATTATAGTGACCGATGGTGTATTTTCCATGGACGGCCTTGTTGCTCCACTAGATGAAATCTGCGACCTTGCCGACAAATATGATGCTATGGTCATGATAGATGAATGCCACGCTACTGGTTTTATAGGGCCAAAAGGAAAAGGTACTTTGGAAGAAAAGGGCGTAATGGGCCGCATTGACATCATAACAGGAACCTTGGGAAAAGCATTAGGCGGGGCCATGGGCGGTTATACAACGGCAAAAAAGGAAATTATAGAGCTTCTAAGACAGCGTTCCAGACCTTATCTGTTCTCCAACTCGTTAGCGCCTGCTATAGTCGGGGCCTCTATTAAGGTTTTTGAAATGTTGGAGAACGACACCTCGTTAAGAGATAAGCTGCAACAAAACACAGAATACTTTAAAAAAGGAATGAAAGAGGCAGGTTTTGATATTATAGACGGGGATTCCGCAATTGTTCCTGTAATGCTTTATGACGCTAAACTCTCACAAGACATGGCGAATATGCTTTTAGAGAAAGGTATATACGTAATAGGTTTCTTTTATCCCGTAGTTCCAAAAGATAAGGCTAGGATAAGAGTGCAGCTATCAGCAGCGCATACAAAAGAGCATTTAGATTTCGCAATCAGGGCTTTTATTGAGGTTGGCAAAGAATTAAAAATCGTTTAA
- a CDS encoding OmpA family protein produces MKHLSKLLVVALLFVGFNSIQAQDENNPWQVQFGVNAIDVYPTGDVSSFGNEFFNANDHWNILPSISFVGVSKSVGDGFSIGARGSLNKISKLGDVSVDDLSHYAIDGTIKYDFIKRESVIDPFIEIGGGYTWVDEIGAGTVNGGLGLNIWFSENLGLTLQSTYKHAFEDYGVKHFQHLAGISVKFGGTDTDGDGIYDKDDACPEVAGLEAFNGCPDADGDGIEDSKDSCPNEAGSAEMNGCPDADGDGVADKDDACPNEAGLAALAGCPDADGDGVADKDDECPNEAGPAENKGCPWPDKDGDSVLDKDDQCPDVAGTVANAGCPEVTEEVQKQLNDYARTILFDTGKSSIKAESTSVMVDIITILKEYPNAKFTVEGHTDSVGSAKLNQSLSESRALSVKEFLVDKGIEEFRLSAVGYGEDKPIATNNTRSGRTQNRRVEINLVK; encoded by the coding sequence ATGAAACATCTTAGCAAATTATTGGTTGTTGCCCTACTTTTTGTAGGTTTTAACAGCATACAAGCGCAAGACGAGAATAATCCTTGGCAAGTACAGTTCGGGGTTAACGCCATTGACGTATATCCTACTGGGGATGTAAGTTCTTTCGGTAATGAATTCTTTAATGCGAACGATCATTGGAACATTCTTCCATCAATTTCTTTTGTAGGAGTATCTAAATCCGTTGGTGACGGATTCTCTATTGGAGCAAGAGGTTCCTTAAACAAAATTAGCAAATTAGGTGACGTTTCAGTTGATGACCTATCTCACTATGCTATAGATGGTACAATTAAATATGACTTCATCAAAAGAGAAAGCGTTATCGATCCTTTTATCGAAATCGGTGGTGGTTATACTTGGGTTGATGAAATTGGTGCTGGTACGGTAAACGGTGGTCTTGGTTTGAACATCTGGTTCTCTGAAAACCTTGGTCTTACTTTACAATCTACTTACAAGCACGCTTTCGAGGATTACGGAGTAAAACATTTCCAACATTTAGCAGGTATCTCTGTTAAGTTTGGTGGTACTGACACTGACGGTGACGGTATATACGACAAAGATGATGCTTGTCCAGAAGTTGCTGGTTTAGAAGCTTTCAACGGATGTCCTGATGCTGACGGTGATGGCATAGAAGATAGCAAAGATAGCTGTCCTAATGAAGCTGGTTCTGCCGAAATGAATGGTTGTCCAGATGCTGACGGTGACGGTGTTGCCGATAAAGACGATGCTTGTCCTAACGAAGCTGGTCTTGCCGCTTTAGCTGGTTGCCCAGATGCTGACGGTGACGGTGTTGCTGATAAAGATGATGAGTGTCCTAACGAAGCAGGTCCTGCTGAGAACAAAGGATGCCCATGGCCAGATAAAGATGGTGATAGCGTATTAGATAAAGACGATCAATGTCCAGATGTTGCTGGTACTGTAGCTAACGCTGGTTGTCCAGAAGTAACTGAAGAGGTTCAAAAACAATTGAACGACTATGCAAGAACTATCTTGTTCGACACTGGTAAATCTTCTATTAAAGCTGAGTCTACTTCTGTAATGGTAGATATCATCACAATCTTAAAAGAATATCCTAACGCTAAGTTTACTGTAGAAGGACATACTGACAGTGTTGGTAGTGCTAAATTGAACCAGAGTCTTTCTGAGTCAAGAGCTCTTTCCGTAAAAGAATTCTTAGTAGACAAAGGAATTGAAGAATTCAGATTATCTGCCGTAGGTTACGGAGAAGATAAGCCAATTGCTACTAACAATACTAGATCTGGTAGAACTCAGAACAGAAGGGTAGAAATCAACTTGGTAAAATAA
- a CDS encoding PD-(D/E)XK nuclease family protein: protein MRSFIAEVIDDLNLKVDDFEHLVFILPSKRAGTFLKKAISKSIAKTIISPSIFSIEEFIEQVSGLTYINNTEQLFKLYETYLTVGDFEKESFESFLKWGQTLLQDFNEVDRYLIDGPKLFSNLSSIQELNHWSLTNEKTELMKNYLHFWNHLSPIYSLFNSKLLQENVGHQGLVYRTAAENIGTYLSHNSKNHVFIGFNALNNAESEIIQTILDTTKSTIYFDIDSYFLEDPVHDAGLFIRKHTARWDYLKKNSLKGLSNYYLSKKKIKAVGVPKNISQSKYVGNILEEIQEHTPDQLKNTALILADENLLNPILNSIPETIDKVNITMGQQLGNSPIASFFESLFEIHEQRTTKGWFYKDFIRLLSHPVTSILLNTSGFSTNEVITTLKTKNWAYITKEHIASVLDFKIATIPLLFGQAFMEPKQFIANSHVLILELKDIYTQNGNNLALEQLYKFHTLFNQLQDLLFKYDYITNLKGLKTLYLQLLSSETLDFKGDPLEGLQVMGMLESRNLDFETVILTSVNEGILPSGKSNNSFIPFDLKIAHGLPTYKEKDAIYTYHFYRLLQRAKNIHLIYNTEPDVLEGGEKSRLITQILTDPNRKDVTEIIASPKVTILQENVESIRKTEDLISLIRTYAAKGFSPSSLSNYIRNPVDFYKQNLLGINDIATVEETVAANTFGTIAHDTLEELYTPFIGHELSREGLEKAKSQIEDTVQKNFKKTYLDGDFSTGKNLISYYVIIKYIQNFIEIEIEGLSKCTTKVIALEQNLSVTLKIPGIEFPVVLKGKLDRIDEVDGVVRIIDYKTGRVQKSNVEIKEWDSLVEDYQYSKAFQLLCYSYMYNHIHPSNSIQAGIISLKNLKAGTQFFAKKESSGRATKEQQRIASEIISEFERCLFHLISEITNPEIDFLEKEV, encoded by the coding sequence ATGCGAAGTTTCATAGCGGAAGTAATAGATGACTTAAATTTAAAAGTTGATGATTTTGAACATCTTGTTTTTATTCTTCCCAGTAAACGAGCAGGTACGTTTCTTAAAAAAGCAATTTCTAAAAGCATTGCAAAGACCATCATCTCGCCTTCTATTTTTAGTATAGAAGAATTTATAGAGCAAGTTTCCGGATTAACCTACATCAATAATACTGAACAGTTATTTAAACTCTATGAGACCTATCTCACTGTTGGTGATTTCGAAAAAGAGTCCTTTGAATCCTTCTTAAAATGGGGGCAGACTTTACTGCAGGATTTCAATGAAGTAGATCGCTATCTGATCGATGGTCCAAAACTTTTTTCCAACCTATCCTCCATTCAAGAACTCAACCATTGGTCCCTAACTAATGAAAAGACGGAGTTAATGAAAAACTACCTTCATTTTTGGAATCATTTAAGCCCAATATATTCCTTATTTAATTCTAAACTCCTTCAAGAAAATGTTGGTCATCAAGGCTTAGTATACCGTACGGCGGCCGAAAACATAGGAACCTATTTGAGCCATAATTCCAAAAACCATGTGTTTATAGGTTTTAATGCTTTAAATAATGCGGAAAGTGAAATTATTCAGACCATCCTAGATACAACGAAATCAACTATTTATTTTGATATAGATTCTTATTTCTTAGAAGACCCCGTTCATGATGCAGGTCTTTTTATTAGAAAGCACACCGCCCGTTGGGATTACTTAAAAAAGAATTCGCTGAAAGGTTTAAGTAATTATTATTTGTCTAAAAAGAAAATCAAGGCAGTTGGAGTGCCAAAAAATATATCCCAATCTAAATACGTGGGAAATATTCTCGAAGAAATCCAGGAACATACTCCTGATCAATTAAAAAATACTGCTTTAATTCTAGCTGATGAAAATCTTCTGAACCCCATTTTAAATTCTATCCCTGAGACCATTGACAAGGTAAACATAACCATGGGGCAACAATTGGGAAATAGCCCTATTGCGAGTTTCTTTGAAAGTCTTTTTGAAATTCACGAGCAACGCACAACGAAAGGCTGGTTTTATAAAGACTTTATACGTTTGCTATCCCATCCTGTTACTTCAATCCTGTTAAATACATCAGGCTTTTCAACCAATGAGGTCATTACTACCCTTAAGACCAAAAATTGGGCTTACATAACAAAAGAACATATAGCATCTGTTCTTGATTTTAAGATAGCTACTATACCGCTACTTTTTGGTCAAGCCTTTATGGAACCAAAACAATTTATTGCTAATAGCCATGTTTTAATTTTAGAACTGAAAGATATCTATACCCAAAACGGGAATAATTTGGCGCTAGAGCAGTTGTATAAATTTCATACGCTCTTCAACCAGCTGCAAGACCTTCTGTTTAAGTACGATTATATTACCAATTTAAAAGGTCTAAAAACCCTATACTTACAACTATTATCCTCAGAAACTTTGGATTTTAAAGGGGATCCATTAGAAGGCCTACAGGTAATGGGTATGTTGGAATCTAGAAATTTAGATTTTGAAACAGTTATCCTTACTTCCGTAAACGAAGGTATCTTACCCTCTGGAAAGTCCAATAATTCCTTTATTCCCTTCGATTTAAAAATAGCTCACGGTCTACCTACTTATAAAGAGAAAGACGCTATTTACACCTATCACTTCTACAGGTTACTACAACGTGCGAAAAACATCCATCTAATTTACAATACAGAACCAGACGTGTTAGAAGGAGGTGAGAAAAGTAGACTCATTACACAAATCTTGACGGACCCTAATAGAAAGGACGTAACTGAAATTATAGCCTCTCCTAAAGTAACTATTCTACAGGAGAATGTTGAAAGCATAAGAAAAACCGAGGACTTAATATCCCTTATCCGTACCTATGCTGCAAAAGGATTCTCTCCCAGCTCATTAAGCAATTACATTAGAAATCCAGTAGATTTTTATAAACAAAATCTTTTGGGTATTAACGATATTGCTACGGTAGAAGAAACAGTAGCCGCGAATACATTTGGGACCATAGCTCACGATACGTTAGAAGAACTATATACGCCGTTTATTGGTCACGAACTATCAAGGGAAGGTCTGGAAAAGGCCAAATCACAAATTGAAGATACTGTACAAAAGAACTTTAAGAAAACATATCTCGACGGTGATTTCAGTACCGGTAAAAATCTTATTTCCTATTACGTTATCATCAAGTATATTCAGAATTTCATTGAGATAGAAATCGAGGGACTAAGCAAATGCACCACCAAAGTAATAGCACTAGAACAAAATCTATCCGTAACACTCAAAATCCCGGGAATAGAATTCCCAGTTGTATTAAAAGGTAAGCTAGACCGTATAGACGAGGTTGACGGGGTCGTAAGAATTATCGACTACAAAACGGGAAGAGTCCAAAAAAGCAATGTAGAAATCAAGGAATGGGATTCCCTCGTCGAAGACTACCAATACAGCAAAGCCTTTCAACTATTATGTTACTCCTACATGTACAATCACATACACCCGAGCAATTCCATACAAGCAGGTATCATATCGCTTAAAAATTTAAAAGCCGGAACACAATTCTTTGCGAAAAAAGAATCTTCCGGTAGGGCTACGAAAGAGCAACAGCGCATAGCTTCCGAAATTATATCAGAATTTGAACGCTGTTTGTTTCACCTTATTTCTGAAATTACCAATCCGGAAATAGACTTTCTGGAAAAAGAAGTATAA
- a CDS encoding helix-turn-helix domain-containing protein, which translates to MRNICTINAVGDYLKMRKQEVLHPLVGVVDFENVDESAKTISDYDALQFNCYAIFLKDAKGCKLKYGGKSYDYDEGTLVFVSPEQVVGLTYNEPNFKPKGYALLFHPDLLIGTNLLRKMKRYSFFSYATHEALHLSAKERRVIISLLEKIQFELEQNIDKHSRKLILANIELFLDYSLRFYDRQFLTRETSHQNSLAKFDGLLNDYFLSDKPKILGTPTVGYFANELHLSSNYFGDLVKKETGKSAQDYIQSKLIEVAKEKVFDLNKSVSEIAYDLGFKYPQHFSRLFKKKVGYSPQEFRSLN; encoded by the coding sequence ATGAGAAATATTTGTACCATCAATGCTGTAGGAGACTACTTGAAAATGCGAAAGCAGGAAGTGCTTCACCCTTTGGTAGGTGTCGTTGATTTTGAGAATGTTGATGAATCAGCAAAAACCATTTCTGACTATGACGCGCTACAATTTAATTGCTATGCCATTTTCTTGAAAGATGCCAAAGGATGTAAATTGAAATACGGCGGTAAATCATACGATTATGATGAAGGAACCTTAGTATTTGTGAGTCCTGAACAAGTTGTTGGTTTGACCTACAATGAACCTAATTTTAAACCTAAGGGATATGCGCTCTTGTTTCATCCGGACTTATTGATAGGAACAAATTTACTCAGAAAGATGAAGCGCTATAGTTTTTTCTCATATGCCACACATGAGGCATTGCACTTATCAGCAAAAGAACGCAGGGTAATTATAAGTCTGTTAGAAAAAATTCAGTTTGAACTAGAACAGAATATCGACAAGCACAGCAGAAAGTTGATTCTTGCCAATATTGAATTGTTCTTAGATTATAGTTTGCGATTTTATGACCGTCAATTCTTGACCCGCGAAACTTCGCATCAAAATTCATTGGCGAAGTTTGATGGTTTACTAAATGACTATTTTTTATCGGATAAGCCTAAAATTCTTGGAACACCTACCGTAGGATATTTTGCAAATGAATTGCATCTATCGTCTAATTACTTTGGCGACCTCGTCAAAAAAGAAACAGGAAAATCGGCTCAAGACTACATTCAAAGTAAGCTTATCGAGGTGGCAAAAGAAAAAGTTTTTGACCTTAATAAATCGGTTAGTGAGATAGCCTACGACCTTGGATTTAAATATCCACAGCATTTTAGTCGTTTGTTTAAGAAAAAAGTTGGGTATTCGCCACAGGAATTTAGGTCGTTGAATTGA